One window of Papaver somniferum cultivar HN1 chromosome 9, ASM357369v1, whole genome shotgun sequence genomic DNA carries:
- the LOC113311756 gene encoding vicilin-like seed storage protein At2g18540 has product MERGETSVAGGRHGVNQQQNGDTGDNNFREGSVHTLDTETTAEEEPTRADVEENVDEENMTLEQLRETLRQERERERDLVEQRTRLARQNATLMLQNRHLNEERSIDDSRGGDTDSGARTVSSGRRNSRQRDYAYENDESEERKNEEGRERRRRRQRERESSDERNLRRAFEETRWEDRSRRYEEERRREEEE; this is encoded by the coding sequence ATGGAAAGAGGAGAAACGTCAGTTGCGGGAGGAAGGCACGGTGTGAACCAGCAGCAGAACGGTGATACCGGTGACAATAACTTCAGGGAAGGATCTGTCCATACCTTAGACACCGAAACTACCGCAGAGGAGGAGCCGACCCGAGCGGATGTGGAAGAGAACGTTGATGAAGAAAACATGACGTTGGAGCAGCTGAGAGAGACGCTTCGTCAAGAAAGAGAACGAGAAAGAGATTTAGTGGAGCAGCGCACTAGACTAGCGAGACAAAACGCCACACTGATGCTACAAAATCGTCATCTCAACGAGGAGAGATCAATTGATGATTCGAGAGGAGGAGATACAGACTCAGGAGCAAGAACAGTTTCATCGGGAAGAAGGAATTCACGTCAAAGGGACTATGCATATGAAAACGACGAAAGTGAAGAAAGGAAAAATGAGGaaggaagagaaagaagaagaaggcgacaaagagaaagagaaagcagTGACGAAAGGAATCTGAGAAGAGCATTCGAAGAAACGAGATGGGAGGACCGAAGTCGAAGGtacgaagaagaaagaaggcgAGAAGAGGAAGAGTAA